Proteins from a genomic interval of Coccinella septempunctata chromosome 2, icCocSept1.1, whole genome shotgun sequence:
- the LOC123307975 gene encoding 60S ribosomal protein L23, which yields MSKRGRGGSGGAKFRISLALPVGAVINCADNTGAKNLYVIAVQGIGGRLNRLPAAGAGDMLVATVKKGKPELRKKVMPAVVIRQRKPFRRKDGVFIYFEDNAGVIVNNKGEMKGSAITGPVAKECADLWPKIASNSGSIA from the exons ATGTCGAAGAGAG GACGTGGAGGTTCAGGGGGAGCCAAGTTCAGGATTTCCTTGGCTCTGCCTGTTGGTGCAGTTATAAATTGTGCAGATAACACAG GAGCTAAAAACTTGTATGTAATTGCTGTACAAGGTATTGGTGGAAGACTTAATCGTCTTCCAGCCGCTGGAGCAGGCGATATGCTTGTTGCAACAGTAAAAAAGGGTAAACCTGAACTGAGGAAAAAAGTAATGCCTGCTGTAGTCATAAGACAGCGAAAACCCTTCCGAAGGAAGGATGGTGTTTTCATTTACTTTGAAGATAATGCCGGAGTAATAGTAAACAACAAAGGAGAAATGAAAGGTTCAGCCATAACAGGTCCTGTAGCAAAAGAATGTGCTGATCTTTGGCCTAAAATAGCATCTAACTCTGGAAGCATAGCATAG